A DNA window from Mytilus edulis chromosome 14, xbMytEdul2.2, whole genome shotgun sequence contains the following coding sequences:
- the LOC139502832 gene encoding uncharacterized protein codes for MDQRYITVLCVLLGILATPVQGKIIMGEANTAKPAETANEKGLSLIELWRLTLSETYREAVRTGDVKLRKIKELNWNDIKCLTKKYGGSVALGAGSIAAAPVVLGAAGFTGSGIAAGSMAARMMAWSAAANGGGVAAGSVVATLQSAGAAGLSLGTKTVIGTGVGGLYSLLVKGCSQNDVECLKKRDRTVPPGVSSTSVSALSSVRVPQLVKDGSMISQ; via the exons ATGGACCAAAGATATATAACTGTTTTGTGTGTGTTGCTTGGTATATTGGCTACACCTGTTCAAG GTAAAATAATAATGGGCGAAGCAAATACAGCAAAGCCAGCAGAGACAGCAAACGAAAAAGGGTTGAGTTTGATAGAACTATGGCGTTTGACTTTATCAGAGACATACAGAGAAGCTGTAAGAACAG GTGATGTTAAGctaagaaaaataaaagaattgaatTGGAATGACATCAAATGCCTAACAAAGAAATATGGAGGGTCAGTAGCATTAGGGGCAGGTTCAATAGCGGCGGCACCTGTTGTGCTTGGTGCTGCTGGATTCACCGGAAGTGGCATAGCTGCTGGATCAATGGCAGCCAGAATGATGGCCTGGTCAGCGGCTGCCAATGGTGGAGGTGTGGCCGCTGGTAGTGTTGTTGCCACACTTCAATCTGCCGGGGCTGCTGGACTAAGCCTCGGTACAAAGACTGTCATTGGTACCGGTGTTGGTGGCTTATATAGTCTACTTGTTAAAGGGTGCTCACAAAATGATGTTGAATGTCTAAAGAAACGAGATAGAACAGTTCCGCCAGGTGTTTCTTCGACGTCAGTGAGTGCACTTTCCTCGGTTAGAGTGCCACAACTGGTTAAAGACGGCAGTATGATTTCTCAAtaa